A genomic segment from Sulfitobacter mediterraneus encodes:
- a CDS encoding acetolactate synthase 3 large subunit has product MTRQMTGAKMIVQTLIDQGVDTVFGYPGGAVLPIYDEVFQQNSIKHILVRHEQGAVHAAEGYARSTGKPGVVLVTSGPGATNAVTGLTDALLDSIPIVVLTGQVPTFMIGSDAFQEADTVGITRPCTKHNWLVKETDQLSGVLHEAFHVATSGRPGPVLVDIPKDVQFATGTYTPKAPSTSHYQPKVKGDLEEITELVAAMEKAKRPIFYTGGGVINSGPGASQLLRELVEATGFPITSTLMGLGAYPASGKKWLGMLGMHGLYEANMAMHGCDLMINIGARFDDRITGVVDSFSPKSKKAHIDIDPSSINKVIRIDIPIVGDVGHVLEDLLKVWKSRGRKTNSEAVAKWWQQIEEWRSVDCLKFRQEGKTIKPQYALARLEELTKKHDRYICTEVGQHQMWAAQYLGFEDPNRWMTSGGLGTMGYGFPASIGVQMAHPESLVINVAGEASWLMNMQEMGTAIQYNLPVKQFILNNERLGMVRQWQELLHGERYSQSWSEALPDFVKLAEAFGAKGIICSDPADLDDAIMEMLNYDGPVIFDCLVEKHENCFPMIPSGKAHNEMLLGDAQTQGVIDAKGSVLV; this is encoded by the coding sequence ATGACACGCCAGATGACCGGAGCCAAAATGATCGTACAAACCCTGATTGATCAGGGTGTCGATACCGTCTTTGGATATCCAGGGGGGGCGGTGCTACCGATTTATGACGAGGTGTTCCAGCAAAACAGCATCAAGCATATTCTGGTGCGCCACGAACAGGGTGCGGTCCATGCCGCCGAAGGCTATGCACGCTCAACCGGGAAACCCGGTGTTGTTCTTGTGACCTCCGGCCCCGGTGCCACCAATGCCGTGACCGGCCTCACCGATGCGTTGCTCGATTCCATTCCGATTGTGGTTTTGACCGGACAGGTGCCCACCTTCATGATCGGCTCTGACGCCTTTCAGGAGGCCGATACCGTCGGCATCACCCGCCCCTGCACCAAGCACAACTGGCTGGTGAAAGAGACCGACCAATTGTCTGGTGTTTTGCACGAGGCGTTTCATGTTGCCACGTCAGGCCGTCCGGGCCCGGTTTTGGTGGACATTCCCAAGGACGTGCAGTTTGCCACCGGCACCTACACCCCCAAGGCGCCCTCAACCTCGCATTACCAGCCCAAGGTCAAAGGCGACCTTGAGGAGATCACCGAACTGGTGGCAGCGATGGAAAAGGCCAAGCGTCCGATCTTTTATACCGGCGGCGGGGTGATCAACTCCGGCCCCGGCGCAAGCCAGCTTTTGCGTGAATTGGTTGAGGCCACCGGCTTTCCGATCACCTCTACGCTGATGGGGTTGGGTGCCTATCCGGCCTCGGGTAAAAAGTGGCTTGGTATGCTGGGCATGCACGGCCTTTATGAGGCCAACATGGCGATGCACGGCTGCGATCTGATGATCAACATCGGTGCCCGGTTTGACGACCGGATCACCGGTGTTGTCGACAGCTTTAGCCCCAAGTCGAAGAAGGCACATATCGACATTGATCCCTCCTCGATCAACAAGGTGATCCGCATCGACATTCCGATTGTCGGCGATGTGGGCCATGTGCTTGAGGATCTGCTCAAGGTCTGGAAATCACGCGGCCGCAAGACCAACTCCGAAGCGGTTGCCAAATGGTGGCAGCAGATCGAGGAATGGCGCAGCGTTGATTGCCTGAAGTTCCGTCAGGAAGGCAAGACCATCAAACCGCAATATGCCCTTGCCCGTCTTGAAGAGCTGACCAAGAAACATGACCGCTACATCTGTACCGAAGTGGGCCAGCACCAAATGTGGGCCGCGCAATATCTTGGCTTTGAAGATCCAAACCGCTGGATGACATCGGGCGGCCTGGGCACGATGGGTTATGGCTTTCCGGCGTCGATCGGCGTGCAAATGGCCCATCCCGAAAGCCTTGTGATCAACGTGGCGGGTGAAGCGTCCTGGCTGATGAACATGCAGGAAATGGGCACTGCGATCCAATACAACCTGCCTGTGAAACAGTTCATCCTGAACAACGAACGCCTTGGCATGGTGCGCCAGTGGCAAGAATTGCTGCATGGAGAACGCTATTCCCAAAGCTGGTCAGAGGCCCTGCCCGACTTTGTGAAACTGGCCGAAGCCTTTGGTGCCAAAGGAATTATCTGTTCAGATCCTGCGGATCTGGACGATGCGATCATGGAGATGCTGAACTATGATGGTCCGGTGATCTTTGATTGTCTGGTGGAAAAGCACGAAAATTGCTTCCCGATGATCCCGTCCGGCAAGGCACACAACGAGATGCTGTTGGGCGATGCGCAGACCCAAGGCGTGATTGACGCAAAGGGATCCGTGCTGGTCTAG
- a CDS encoding response regulator transcription factor, with translation MTEKTKVLIVDDHPMVAEGIQSILESYDDVAVVGTASNGRNLMDRLDTLAPDVILMDLNMPEIGGLTATEMVLERRPGTRVVILTMHDSPEYISSALSHGAKGYLLKDVPTDEIKLAIDTVMQGKQYLCTGAQGSIAPKDGEPREALTEREQTILLQLAAGKSNKEVAVALEISVRTVETHRKNIKRKLGISSTAGLTRYALEHGVLQGTGVRL, from the coding sequence ATGACCGAGAAAACCAAAGTTCTGATTGTCGACGACCATCCAATGGTTGCCGAGGGCATTCAATCGATCCTCGAAAGCTATGACGATGTGGCCGTGGTCGGGACCGCATCCAATGGACGCAACCTGATGGACCGTCTGGATACGTTGGCTCCCGATGTGATCTTGATGGATCTGAACATGCCCGAGATCGGCGGGCTGACCGCCACCGAAATGGTGCTGGAGCGTCGCCCCGGCACTCGGGTCGTGATCCTGACCATGCATGACAGCCCTGAATATATCTCCTCGGCCCTGAGCCATGGTGCCAAAGGCTATCTTCTCAAGGACGTGCCGACCGATGAGATCAAGCTGGCGATTGATACGGTAATGCAGGGCAAGCAATATCTTTGCACCGGCGCGCAGGGCTCTATCGCGCCCAAAGACGGCGAGCCGCGCGAGGCGTTGACCGAACGGGAGCAGACGATTTTGCTGCAACTGGCGGCGGGCAAATCCAACAAGGAGGTGGCTGTGGCGCTTGAGATTTCCGTGCGCACAGTTGAAACCCACCGCAAGAACATCAAACGCAAACTGGGCATTTCCAGCACCGCCGGGCTGACACGCTATGCGCTGGAACATGGTGTTTTGCAGGGCACCGGTGTGCGGCTTTAA
- a CDS encoding cache domain-containing protein codes for MRRPLSFLSPSYAQKLTLLATVPLIAAVAAIAMIVALQARALAEREITTLETQLIEAKKAELHNYVTQARNGFYFVYGRAAPDDDAAKAQVTQILSAMIYGDDGQFFVYDYDGNAIVSPRQTERINQNWTGLTDSEGTPVVDELIRIARSGAGYHSYLWPKPSTGKEARMITYVTSFPSWQWAVGTGVFIDDVLASVANARADVEARVQRTFVYIGGITLLALLVVFATGMFVNLHERRLADAKLKKLTLRVFDAQEEERGRVARELHDGISQILVGVRYALDNARRRLERGDPAAEEPLNKGITTLADAISEVRRISRDLRPGALDDLGLGPAIKTLTEEFEARTGIICTFETVVFRNRLDNDAKIALYRIAQEALTNVERHSGATRVEIDLRGHRRGGTLRITDNGKGLTTGRSAGSSGLGLRNMQERMDQLGGTLRLIEAKGGGTTIEATVPLTHLLPPEKTEAKPTKVAAE; via the coding sequence ATGCGTCGCCCGCTTTCCTTTCTCTCCCCCAGCTATGCGCAAAAGCTCACTCTGCTGGCCACGGTCCCGCTGATTGCGGCGGTGGCGGCGATCGCGATGATCGTTGCTTTGCAGGCACGGGCATTGGCAGAGCGTGAGATCACCACCCTTGAGACCCAGTTGATCGAGGCCAAGAAGGCCGAGCTGCACAATTACGTCACGCAGGCGCGCAACGGGTTCTACTTTGTCTATGGCCGCGCCGCGCCCGACGATGATGCGGCCAAGGCGCAGGTGACACAGATTCTGTCCGCGATGATCTATGGCGATGACGGGCAATTCTTTGTCTACGATTATGACGGCAACGCGATCGTGAGCCCGCGCCAGACAGAAAGGATCAACCAGAACTGGACCGGGCTGACCGACAGCGAGGGCACGCCGGTGGTGGATGAATTGATCCGCATTGCCCGTTCCGGTGCAGGCTATCACAGTTATCTCTGGCCCAAGCCATCGACCGGCAAAGAGGCGCGGATGATCACCTATGTAACCTCCTTTCCCTCCTGGCAGTGGGCCGTTGGCACAGGCGTGTTCATTGATGACGTTCTGGCCTCGGTTGCCAACGCCCGCGCCGATGTCGAGGCCCGCGTGCAACGGACCTTTGTTTATATTGGCGGGATTACCCTGCTGGCGCTTCTGGTGGTTTTTGCCACGGGGATGTTCGTTAACCTGCATGAACGGCGGCTGGCGGATGCCAAGCTCAAGAAACTGACCTTGCGGGTGTTTGACGCGCAAGAAGAGGAACGCGGACGGGTGGCGCGGGAATTGCATGACGGGATCAGCCAGATCCTCGTCGGCGTGCGCTATGCGCTGGACAACGCGCGACGGCGCTTGGAACGGGGTGATCCGGCCGCGGAAGAGCCGCTCAACAAGGGGATCACCACCCTCGCCGATGCGATTTCCGAAGTGCGCCGGATCAGCCGCGATCTGCGTCCCGGTGCCCTTGACGATCTGGGCCTTGGCCCGGCCATCAAGACCCTGACCGAGGAATTCGAGGCCCGCACCGGGATCATCTGCACCTTTGAAACCGTGGTGTTCCGCAACCGGCTGGACAATGACGCCAAGATCGCGCTCTACCGCATTGCCCAAGAAGCCCTGACAAACGTGGAGCGGCATTCGGGGGCAACACGGGTCGAAATTGATCTGCGCGGCCACCGGCGGGGCGGTACGCTGCGGATCACCGACAACGGCAAGGGGCTGACCACGGGCCGCAGCGCCGGATCTTCCGGATTGGGCCTGCGCAACATGCAAGAACGCATGGACCAGTTGGGCGGGACACTGCGACTGATTGAAGCAAAAGGCGGCGGAACGACGATTGAGGCCACCGTGCCATTGACGCATCTGTTGCCGCCTGAAAAGACAGAGGCCAAACCAACAAAGGTTGCCGCGGAATGA
- a CDS encoding TRAP transporter substrate-binding protein, with product MDRRSFLKTSALGGTAAAATTLAAPAYAQGKRTLTMVTSWPRGFAVLDDAATYLNNMVNEMSDGTLTIDKKAPGELVGAFEVFDAVSSGQADMYHSADYYYIGQHPAYAYYTAVPFGGTAQELTNWYHHGGGHELHNELGEIFNLKSFLAGNSGSQSGGWFRKEISSAADFNGLKFRMPGLGGKVLGKLGASVQNIPGGELYQALSSGALDGLEWVGPFADERAGFQEVAKVYYTAGFHEPGSGLACAVNLDVFNELSPAHQKIIEYSTMATTHVQLAETLANNGAALARLQQQGVKTMQFTDDVWDAFGAASKEVMDENMGDELFARTRESFEASLTSSAEWLSKSDAFYVEQRERVRNAG from the coding sequence ATGGATCGTCGTTCATTTCTGAAGACATCTGCACTTGGCGGGACAGCCGCCGCAGCCACAACGCTGGCAGCACCTGCGTATGCACAAGGCAAGCGCACACTGACAATGGTAACATCTTGGCCACGCGGTTTCGCCGTTCTGGACGATGCGGCCACATACCTGAACAACATGGTCAACGAGATGTCTGACGGCACTCTGACCATCGACAAGAAAGCACCGGGCGAACTGGTTGGCGCTTTCGAAGTGTTTGACGCGGTATCCTCCGGTCAGGCCGACATGTACCACTCCGCCGATTACTATTATATCGGCCAGCACCCAGCCTATGCTTACTATACAGCCGTTCCATTCGGCGGCACAGCGCAAGAGCTGACAAACTGGTACCACCACGGCGGCGGCCATGAGCTGCACAACGAGCTGGGCGAGATCTTCAACCTGAAGTCCTTCCTTGCTGGTAACTCCGGTTCCCAGTCCGGCGGTTGGTTCCGCAAGGAAATCAGCTCCGCAGCGGACTTCAACGGTCTGAAATTCCGTATGCCTGGCCTCGGTGGCAAGGTTCTGGGCAAACTGGGCGCATCCGTTCAGAACATCCCGGGCGGCGAACTCTATCAAGCTCTGTCTTCGGGTGCTCTTGACGGTCTGGAGTGGGTTGGCCCGTTCGCCGACGAACGCGCCGGTTTCCAGGAAGTTGCCAAAGTGTACTACACTGCGGGCTTCCACGAGCCAGGCTCCGGTCTTGCATGCGCTGTGAACCTGGACGTGTTCAACGAGCTGTCACCAGCGCACCAGAAGATCATCGAATATTCCACAATGGCGACAACCCACGTGCAGCTGGCCGAAACGCTGGCCAACAACGGTGCCGCACTGGCGCGTCTGCAGCAGCAGGGTGTGAAAACCATGCAGTTCACAGACGACGTTTGGGATGCATTCGGCGCGGCTTCAAAAGAGGTCATGGACGAGAACATGGGCGACGAGCTGTTTGCAAGAACACGCGAAAGCTTCGAAGCGTCGCTGACGTCTTCTGCCGAATGGCTGTCGAAGTCTGACGCATTCTACGTAGAGCAGCGTGAGCGCGTACGTAACGCAGGCTAA
- a CDS encoding TRAP transporter small permease subunit has product MADEVMCSGFFRAAEGAKLSCLDKFQDGGFVQFVTGNILESFYNFFAALLNPGMWLDWSNKEALMRFIYYGASVELFFVLTTFLILLTIVGMWKREIMWSYVRGLEWFNNSVGRLFAWAGLLMVLQQIIIVFLQRIFTRPDISIGFGIPLQFDISWFAEELKLFNALVVTLCVAYTFVQGGHVRVDLFYAGAKFRTKKIVDMFGAIFFMIPFVTVTWLYGWFFMWRHLVTPNPSASDRLDLLLRKSRLLKWNVETIGFSPNGFNGYFLFKVLLCAFCVMVLLQALAVFYRSWCEFREGPESENKYLDRDTLGEGEEAYEGTH; this is encoded by the coding sequence ATGGCCGATGAAGTGATGTGTTCGGGGTTTTTCCGGGCGGCGGAGGGTGCAAAACTCAGCTGTCTCGACAAATTCCAAGACGGTGGTTTCGTCCAATTTGTGACGGGCAACATACTGGAGTCCTTTTATAACTTCTTTGCCGCCTTGCTCAATCCGGGCATGTGGCTGGACTGGTCCAACAAAGAAGCCCTGATGCGGTTCATCTATTACGGGGCATCGGTTGAGCTGTTCTTTGTTTTGACGACGTTCCTCATCCTGTTGACCATCGTCGGCATGTGGAAGCGCGAGATCATGTGGTCTTACGTGCGCGGGCTGGAATGGTTCAACAACTCGGTGGGCCGTCTGTTTGCATGGGCCGGTCTGCTGATGGTGCTGCAACAGATCATCATCGTTTTCCTGCAACGGATCTTTACCCGGCCCGATATCTCCATCGGTTTCGGTATCCCGCTGCAATTCGATATCTCCTGGTTTGCCGAAGAGCTGAAACTTTTCAATGCCTTGGTGGTCACTCTTTGTGTGGCTTATACCTTTGTGCAGGGCGGGCATGTCCGGGTTGACCTGTTCTATGCCGGGGCCAAGTTCCGCACCAAGAAGATCGTCGATATGTTTGGCGCGATCTTCTTTATGATCCCGTTTGTAACGGTGACATGGCTTTACGGCTGGTTCTTCATGTGGCGGCATCTGGTGACACCAAACCCATCCGCCTCGGACCGGCTTGATCTGCTGTTGCGCAAATCGCGTTTGCTGAAATGGAATGTGGAAACCATCGGTTTCTCGCCCAATGGTTTCAACGGTTATTTCCTGTTCAAGGTTCTGCTTTGCGCCTTCTGTGTGATGGTTCTGCTGCAAGCCCTGGCGGTGTTTTACCGCAGCTGGTGCGAGTTCCGCGAAGGGCCTGAATCCGAAAACAAATACCTCGACCGCGATACGCTGGGCGAGGGTGAAGAAGCCTACGAAGGCACACATTAA
- a CDS encoding TRAP transporter large permease, with product MLFGLDGVEIGLIIVFVCLFGGILSGFPVAFAIGGAGIISFGIIAALDSAGLMIHQAIDTSSQAYRDLVNSGVKDDAISLFRYPDLPRVAESVFPAGWETALDRNVSFIVNRMNERVLAGQSIETLLAVLMFVLMGITLERSKIANDLLTTMARVFGPLPGGLAVSIVVVGAFLAASTGIVGATVVTMGLLALPTMLRNNYSPEIATGVIAASGTLGQIIPPSIVIVLLGTLAGDLYSAAQEARATSVGCTDALTYLGEPAVVSVGTLFQAALLPGIMLALLYALYAFGYALLNPDKAPAVPMGATNSEPVTRGEAFTWFVGAPVLLIVGTIFLGNMGIVGSQNTTVSSFSEIGDAASLRTNVGDECKAAMIELHGQEAWDAAIQQQVDIDASGGIKASEKLSEEAFAEKQAAKVAAAAPIGTGVAILLILLSLFLTTGRGVSPSSETRPLIIGGIGVVLAVLVDIVLISPLTSPGTTVVLMLIPFALIMYGVVYATGLCARNELIRVVFPPLVLIVAVLGSILGGITNPTPAAALGAGGAIMLAAYRKLRDQDRSPKVIIWSTLAIIVCILVGVNFDLRINQEGVSFESWFAFFVAYGAYLYAVFGLLFSCWILYTSGVLTPVVRETAKVTSMVFTILIGSQLLNLVVISFGGEHYIQQFLKSFDNELTVFLIVMLVLFVLGFVLDFLEIIYIVIPIVGPVIYGGTFDPKWVTIMIAVNLQTSFLTPPFGFALFYLRGVAPASVTTAHIYRGIIPFVLIQVAGLAILWFFPSIVTIVPDLIPN from the coding sequence ATGCTATTTGGTCTCGACGGGGTCGAAATTGGCCTGATCATTGTTTTTGTGTGTCTCTTCGGGGGCATCCTGTCCGGCTTTCCGGTGGCCTTTGCCATCGGCGGGGCCGGCATCATCTCCTTCGGGATCATTGCCGCGCTCGACAGTGCGGGTCTGATGATCCATCAGGCGATTGACACATCCTCGCAAGCCTACCGCGATCTGGTCAATTCCGGCGTCAAGGATGATGCGATATCGCTGTTCAGGTATCCCGATCTGCCGCGCGTGGCGGAATCGGTGTTCCCGGCCGGTTGGGAAACCGCGCTGGACCGGAACGTGTCTTTCATCGTGAACCGGATGAACGAACGGGTTCTGGCGGGCCAGTCGATTGAGACGCTGCTGGCGGTTCTGATGTTCGTGCTGATGGGGATCACGCTGGAACGCTCCAAGATCGCCAATGATCTGCTGACCACGATGGCGCGGGTGTTTGGCCCGCTGCCCGGCGGTCTGGCCGTGTCGATCGTGGTTGTGGGCGCCTTCCTTGCCGCCTCCACCGGGATCGTGGGGGCAACGGTTGTGACCATGGGCCTGCTGGCCCTGCCAACCATGTTGCGCAACAATTATTCGCCAGAGATCGCCACTGGCGTGATCGCGGCCTCCGGCACCTTGGGGCAGATCATTCCGCCCTCAATTGTGATCGTTCTGCTGGGCACGCTGGCGGGGGATCTGTATTCCGCCGCACAAGAGGCGCGTGCAACTTCGGTCGGCTGTACCGATGCCTTGACCTATCTGGGCGAGCCTGCGGTGGTCTCCGTTGGCACCCTGTTCCAGGCGGCATTGCTGCCGGGGATCATGCTGGCCCTGCTTTATGCGCTTTATGCCTTTGGCTACGCGCTGCTGAACCCGGACAAAGCCCCGGCCGTGCCCATGGGCGCAACCAATTCGGAGCCTGTCACACGTGGCGAAGCCTTTACATGGTTTGTTGGCGCACCTGTTCTGTTGATCGTCGGGACCATCTTCCTGGGCAACATGGGTATTGTGGGCAGCCAGAACACCACGGTGTCGTCCTTCTCCGAAATCGGTGACGCGGCAAGCCTGCGCACGAATGTCGGCGATGAATGCAAGGCCGCGATGATTGAACTGCATGGTCAAGAGGCATGGGATGCCGCAATCCAGCAGCAGGTTGATATCGATGCATCCGGCGGCATCAAAGCCAGTGAAAAACTCTCCGAAGAGGCCTTTGCCGAAAAGCAGGCCGCGAAGGTGGCAGCCGCAGCCCCCATCGGGACAGGTGTTGCGATCCTTCTGATCCTGCTGTCGCTGTTCCTGACCACGGGCCGCGGCGTTTCGCCATCATCGGAGACCCGTCCGCTGATCATCGGCGGCATCGGTGTGGTGCTGGCGGTGCTGGTGGACATTGTATTGATCTCGCCGCTGACCTCGCCGGGAACCACGGTTGTGCTGATGCTGATCCCATTTGCGTTGATCATGTACGGCGTGGTCTATGCGACGGGGCTGTGTGCCAGGAACGAATTGATCCGCGTGGTGTTCCCGCCGCTGGTTCTGATCGTGGCAGTTCTGGGGTCGATCCTTGGCGGCATCACCAACCCGACACCGGCTGCGGCGCTGGGTGCGGGCGGGGCCATCATGCTGGCCGCTTATCGCAAGCTGCGGGACCAGGACCGTTCACCCAAGGTGATCATCTGGTCCACGCTGGCGATCATCGTCTGTATCCTTGTCGGGGTGAACTTTGACCTGCGGATCAACCAAGAGGGTGTGAGTTTTGAAAGCTGGTTTGCCTTCTTTGTGGCCTATGGCGCCTATCTCTATGCGGTCTTTGGTCTGCTGTTCTCCTGCTGGATCCTTTACACCTCCGGTGTTCTGACGCCGGTGGTGCGCGAAACCGCCAAAGTGACCTCAATGGTGTTTACCATCCTCATCGGGTCGCAGCTGCTGAACCTCGTCGTCATCAGCTTTGGCGGTGAGCATTACATCCAGCAATTCCTTAAGTCGTTTGACAATGAGCTGACGGTGTTCCTGATCGTGATGCTGGTGCTGTTTGTTCTGGGCTTCGTGCTGGATTTCCTTGAGATCATCTACATCGTGATCCCGATTGTCGGGCCGGTTATCTATGGCGGTACATTTGATCCCAAATGGGTGACCATCATGATCGCGGTCAACCTGCAAACCTCGTTCCTGACACCGCCTTTCGGTTTTGCCCTGTTCTATCTGCGCGGGGTGGCCCCGGCGAGCGTGACCACAGCGCATATCTACCGCGGTATCATCCCGTTTGTGTTGATCCAGGTGGCGGGTCTGGCGATCTTGTGGTTCTTCCCGTCGATTGTGACCATTGTGCCGGATCTGATCCCGAATTGA
- a CDS encoding arginyltransferase produces MRHSLPLTPQFYVTAPQPCPYLEDRMERKLFTALQGEAATELNDSLSAQGFRRSQNVLYRPSCADCASCLSARIDVSAFSPSKSQKRIIKRNKALMRRATSPWATEDQYDLFRRYLDSRHADGGMADMDVFEFAAMIEETPIRSRVIEYVDQDTGDLVGVCLTDVLGDGVSMVYSFYTPDRPRDGLGNHIILDHIEIARTAGLPYVYLGYWVPGSPKMGYKAKFSGLEVYIGGRWQKMRDPDTFMPEQHPLSTDPIAEQVANIALPDMARSRR; encoded by the coding sequence ATGCGCCACTCTTTGCCGCTCACTCCGCAGTTCTATGTAACTGCGCCGCAACCCTGTCCCTATCTTGAGGACCGGATGGAGAGAAAGCTGTTCACCGCCCTGCAGGGCGAAGCGGCGACCGAGCTGAACGACAGCCTGTCTGCGCAAGGGTTCCGCCGGTCACAAAATGTGCTCTACCGCCCGTCCTGCGCCGATTGCGCCTCCTGCCTGTCTGCACGGATCGACGTCTCCGCCTTCAGCCCAAGCAAAAGCCAAAAACGTATCATTAAGCGCAACAAGGCGCTGATGCGCCGGGCCACCTCGCCCTGGGCGACCGAAGACCAATATGACCTTTTCCGCCGGTATCTCGACAGCCGCCATGCGGATGGCGGAATGGCAGATATGGATGTGTTCGAATTTGCCGCCATGATCGAGGAAACCCCGATCCGCAGCCGCGTGATTGAATATGTGGATCAAGACACGGGCGATCTGGTGGGCGTCTGCCTGACCGATGTGTTGGGCGACGGGGTCAGCATGGTCTATTCCTTCTACACGCCCGACCGCCCCCGCGACGGGCTGGGCAACCACATCATCCTCGACCATATCGAGATCGCCCGCACCGCAGGCCTGCCCTACGTCTACTTGGGCTATTGGGTGCCGGGCAGCCCCAAGATGGGCTATAAGGCCAAGTTCTCCGGGCTTGAGGTCTACATTGGCGGACGCTGGCAAAAGATGCGCGATCCCGACACCTTCATGCCAGAACAGCACCCGCTCAGTACGGACCCTATTGCGGAACAAGTTGCCAATATCGCCCTGCCTGACATGGCCCGCAGCCGCCGCTGA
- a CDS encoding RDD family protein gives MTPDPDLHPQFYEGIPAKRLFAWLIDAALIFVLCLVIVPFTAFTGLFFFPLLMLVTGFAYRVITLANGSATWGMRLMSMEIRTRDDEALDLGTAFLHTLGYSISIAFAPLQLISIVLICTTARAQGLTDMVLGTVPMNRRR, from the coding sequence ATGACCCCAGACCCAGATCTGCATCCCCAATTTTACGAAGGCATCCCGGCCAAGCGGTTGTTTGCATGGCTCATTGACGCAGCCCTGATCTTTGTCCTGTGCCTGGTGATCGTGCCGTTCACCGCCTTTACCGGCCTGTTTTTCTTTCCGCTGCTGATGCTGGTCACGGGCTTTGCTTATCGGGTGATCACCCTCGCCAATGGCTCTGCCACTTGGGGGATGCGGCTGATGTCGATGGAAATCCGGACCCGCGATGATGAGGCCCTGGATCTTGGCACCGCCTTTCTGCATACGCTGGGCTATAGTATCTCCATCGCCTTTGCGCCGTTGCAACTGATCTCGATCGTGCTGATCTGCACCACGGCCCGCGCACAGGGCCTCACCGATATGGTGCTGGGCACCGTGCCGATGAACCGGCGCCGCTGA
- a CDS encoding DUF2852 domain-containing protein — translation MTTITSEQTYAPRQSWFARSEAWLDDKGKGAWIAAMVLGFIFFWPVGLALLMYMIWSKRMFSGKSCARRGSRHMMSTRSTGNSAFDAYKADTLRRLEEEQNNFEAFLERLREAKDKAEFDQFMNDRAKSKDDTADA, via the coding sequence ATGACCACGATCACTTCCGAACAAACCTACGCCCCGCGGCAAAGCTGGTTCGCCCGCTCCGAAGCCTGGCTGGATGACAAAGGCAAAGGCGCCTGGATCGCCGCCATGGTCCTTGGTTTTATCTTCTTCTGGCCCGTTGGCCTTGCCCTTTTGATGTACATGATCTGGAGTAAACGCATGTTTTCTGGAAAATCCTGCGCCCGCCGTGGCAGCCGCCACATGATGTCCACCCGTAGCACCGGCAACAGCGCCTTTGACGCCTACAAGGCCGACACCCTGCGCCGCCTCGAAGAAGAGCAGAACAACTTCGAAGCCTTTCTGGAACGTCTGCGCGAAGCCAAGGACAAGGCCGAATTCGACCAGTTCATGAACGACCGCGCAAAATCCAAGGACGACACGGCAGACGCCTGA
- a CDS encoding class I SAM-dependent methyltransferase — protein sequence MTSSELFYARDLAAIHAKHHEALARAAAEVLLSLMPTAGRVLDLGCGAGPLSFLLTADGHEVYGIDLSAELLSIARQRVPTGRFEQCDILSTDFGAVDAIAAIGEVVNYATASGGPGALENLFRRARESLPVRGQFLFDCAGPKRHRKGEYVWSEQADSFVAMQAIAKDDIITRKIVTFTQRDNAWEKSNEVHRLHTYEPTQICRMLEKAGFEVQHLSGYGEFELPDGLHPYLATAL from the coding sequence ATGACTTCATCTGAATTGTTCTACGCGCGCGACCTTGCGGCCATACATGCAAAGCATCATGAAGCCTTGGCTCGTGCTGCTGCTGAAGTACTTTTGTCGCTGATGCCAACTGCCGGGCGCGTCCTGGACCTTGGCTGTGGTGCCGGACCGCTTTCTTTCCTGCTCACGGCTGATGGACATGAGGTCTACGGTATCGACCTTTCGGCTGAACTGTTGTCTATCGCCCGGCAACGTGTGCCCACCGGGCGCTTTGAACAATGCGATATACTTTCCACAGACTTTGGCGCCGTCGATGCGATTGCTGCAATTGGCGAGGTTGTGAACTATGCTACAGCCTCTGGAGGACCCGGCGCTCTAGAGAACCTATTTCGTCGTGCTCGCGAAAGCCTACCAGTGCGAGGTCAGTTCCTTTTCGATTGCGCTGGCCCCAAACGCCATAGGAAGGGCGAATACGTCTGGTCTGAACAAGCAGATAGCTTTGTTGCCATGCAGGCCATTGCGAAAGACGACATTATCACCCGAAAAATCGTTACGTTTACTCAGCGCGACAATGCTTGGGAGAAATCCAACGAAGTTCACCGCTTGCATACCTACGAGCCTACCCAGATATGCAGAATGCTGGAAAAAGCAGGCTTTGAAGTGCAGCATTTGTCAGGGTACGGCGAGTTCGAATTGCCTGACGGTCTGCATCCCTATCTTGCAACAGCCCTCTAA